Part of the Caulifigura coniformis genome, TCTGGCCGACTGTGTCCTGGAAGGCGTGATGAAAGGGACGAACTCCGATGTCGGGGGCATCCTGCTGTTCCCCAGCATGGCGGGAGGAACCGACTCGTCCGCACTCCGGCTGATCTCCGCCCGCGGCGGGGAGAATACGGGGTTTTCCAAGTACCTGTCCGACATCGTGCTGCACGACTGCGAAGCGATTCTCGCGCACGACATCGCCGAGAACTCGCTGCTCATGGCGCGCGACAGCATCACCAGCCTCGCCGCCCGCAGCGCCATCTGCGCCCCGGTGCGCCACAAGGGCGTGGTCGTCGGACTGATTCACCTGTACGTGACTGCCGAAGGGCGGGCGCTCGATGCCGACTGCCTCGAGTTCACTCTCGCCGTGGCCGATCAGTTTGCGAGCGTCCTCGAGGCGGTCCGCGAACGCGAGCAGTTGGCCGTCGGGCTGTCGCGCGTCGAAAGCCAGTTTCAGGAACTGCGGCAGCAGCTGGCGGTGGAAACCGAACTCGTCGGCCGCAGTCCGCTGCTCGACAAGGTGCGGAACGCGATCGCCCGCGTCGCGCCAACCGATGCCACGGTCATGATCCGCGGGGAAAGCGGCGTCGGAAAAGAACTGGTCGCCCGGGCCGTGCACTTCAACAGCGCCCGCAAGACGGGGCCGTTCGTGTGCGTCAACTGCGCGGCGCTGACGGAAACCCTTCTCGAAAGCGAGCTGTTCGGACACGAGAAAGGGGCCTTCACCGGAGCGAGCGCCCAGAAGGCAGGGAAGTTCGAACAGGCCCACATGGGGACGATCTTCCTCGACGAAGTCGGAGAGATGTCGCCCGATATTCAGTCGAAGTTCCTTCGGGTTCTCGAAGGCAACCCGTTCGAACGGGTCGGCGGCGACAAGGCCATCAACGTGGATGTCCGCGTCGTCACGGCGACGAACCGCAATCTCGAGATGGCCGTGCGCGAAGGAAAGTTCCGGCAGGACCTCTTCTTCCGCCTGCAGGTGATCGAGGTGGTGGCCCCGCCGCTCCGCGAGCATCCGGAGGACATCCCCGCGATTACGCAGCACTTCCTTGAGCGGTTCGGGCGGAAGTCACGGGTTCGCGTGAAGGGACTGAACCGCGAGGCGATGGAACTGCTGAAACGGCATCCCTGGCCGGGCAATGTGCGCGAGCTTCGCAACGTGATTGAGCGTGCGGTGATCCTCACCGATCACGAAGTGCTCACACCGGCCGACATCACCCTCAGCCACATCGAGGCAAATCTCCAGAGCCCGCTGCCCGGAGAGACGCAGGCCCGACCGGCGACGCCCCGTTCGGACACCGTGACCGAGCGGCCGACGGAACCCGGCCCGCGATCCGCCTCGCCGGCGCCGCCCCCCATCGATCCGAACCGGATCTGGTTCGACCTCGCCGAAGAAGGGGCCACGCTCGACGAGATCGACAAGCTCTACATCCACGCCGTGCTCGAGCACTGCAAATGGAACAAGTCGAACGCGGCCCGACTGCTGGATATCGAGCGGACGACGCTCGACCGCCGGCTGAAGCGCTACGGGTTAGAACGGCCGTCGCGAGACGAGGAGTAACTAGGCGGCTATTCCGGCGGATCAGATCGAGACAATAAGTGGCCAGTGGCGAGCAGGCCCATGAAGAGTGTTAGATAGATTCCACTGCTGACGACAAAGGCCATAAATCCGCGGTGATAGGTGATGATCGCAGTGAAGATAAGCCACACACTGAACAGTTCGCCAAATGCCATCTCGCTGAACACACGGCTCACGATGGCTAAGATTTTGGTACGCACAACTGCTCCACAATCGTGGCAGGCACAGCTGAAGTAGGTCGAACTAGGCGCTCACCGCGGGTGCGACTGCCTTGTCCGCCGGCTTCCAGTCCACCAGGTGCAGTTCCACCGTTTCAAACCCACGGAACTCATTCATCTGAGGCTGGAAGCAGAGGGAGATCGGAGAGTCGCCGGCGGCGGCGATTTCGTCGGCCCATTCCGCCCGGCCGAACGCCACGGCCCGCAGCACCTTGCCGTTCTGACGCACCCGCAGCGACAGGTGGCGTTCTCCGCCGCCGAACTTCTTGGGTGGTTCCACAAGGTCGAGCCGGTTGATCGCAAACACCGGCCGGCGATGTTCGGCTCCATACGGGCCCAGGCGATCGAGTTCGCGAACGGCCCGTGGAGTGAGGTCGGCCAGCGTGACTTCGGCATCCACGTCCAGCGCCGGTTCCTCGACCCCCTCGACGAAGTAATCGATCGCGACCGACGCCAGCTTCTCGCGAAACGCATCGACATTCGACTTCGCCAGGCGCACCCCCGCGGCAAAGCTGTGGCCGCCGAAGCCTTCCAGGAGTTCGGCACAGGCGCCGAGGGCCGCGTGGAGGTCGAAGCCACCGAACGACCGGCCCGACCCGTGGGCCGTGCCGGCGGCCTCATTCACCTTCAACATGATCGTCGGCCGGGTGAAGTGTTCGGCGATCCGGTTGGCGACGATCCCCATTACGCCCGCGTGCCAGTCGGTGCTCGGCAGGACGAGCGCCGGATGCGACAGCCACTGCTC contains:
- a CDS encoding sigma 54-interacting transcriptional regulator, with amino-acid sequence MSPVVNYLVVQRGPARLEVVDLIPGTRLTIGRSPGNRIVIPDPKCSRQHCEIYGRENRWFLRDLDSRNGVVVDGQRISSDWELELGQTISLGTCQLVLTDVHPDLATSNSITPSDPYAIIERKAGTQFDRPRRVAQEGPGASDLFQLARAMNAAVDTVALADCVLEGVMKGTNSDVGGILLFPSMAGGTDSSALRLISARGGENTGFSKYLSDIVLHDCEAILAHDIAENSLLMARDSITSLAARSAICAPVRHKGVVVGLIHLYVTAEGRALDADCLEFTLAVADQFASVLEAVREREQLAVGLSRVESQFQELRQQLAVETELVGRSPLLDKVRNAIARVAPTDATVMIRGESGVGKELVARAVHFNSARKTGPFVCVNCAALTETLLESELFGHEKGAFTGASAQKAGKFEQAHMGTIFLDEVGEMSPDIQSKFLRVLEGNPFERVGGDKAINVDVRVVTATNRNLEMAVREGKFRQDLFFRLQVIEVVAPPLREHPEDIPAITQHFLERFGRKSRVRVKGLNREAMELLKRHPWPGNVRELRNVIERAVILTDHEVLTPADITLSHIEANLQSPLPGETQARPATPRSDTVTERPTEPGPRSASPAPPPIDPNRIWFDLAEEGATLDEIDKLYIHAVLEHCKWNKSNAARLLDIERTTLDRRLKRYGLERPSRDEE